One window of Trinickia caryophylli genomic DNA carries:
- the msrP gene encoding protein-methionine-sulfoxide reductase catalytic subunit MsrP, giving the protein MLIKREQRILLAGEDVSPSEITPRAVFEHRRRLLRAAGFAGLAAAGGFFGASGTAQATYASPDARAKKLAAVTNAKFVVSDKPTPYQDVTTYNNFYEFGTDKSDPAHNAGSLRPHPWRVSVEGEVKNAKVYDIDDLLKLAPLEERVYRHRCVEGWSMVIPWIGFPLAELVKRAQPTGNAKYVQFITLADRSQMPGLSDPILDWPYSEGLRMDEAMNPLALLAVGLYGQVLPNQNGAPIRMVLPWKYGFKSAKSIVKIRFVEKQPPTSWNTYAPNEYGFYSNVNPNVDHPRWSQATERRIGEDGFFTPKRKTLMFNGYGEFVASLYQGMDLRKNF; this is encoded by the coding sequence GTGTTGATCAAACGAGAGCAGCGCATTCTTCTCGCCGGCGAGGATGTCAGCCCGAGCGAAATTACGCCGCGTGCTGTGTTCGAGCACAGGCGGCGGCTCCTGCGCGCGGCCGGGTTTGCCGGTCTCGCGGCTGCCGGCGGGTTCTTCGGTGCGAGCGGAACCGCTCAGGCCACCTACGCGTCGCCCGATGCGCGAGCGAAAAAGCTCGCCGCGGTCACCAACGCGAAGTTCGTCGTGTCCGACAAACCGACGCCTTACCAGGACGTCACCACCTATAACAACTTCTATGAATTCGGCACCGACAAGAGCGACCCGGCGCACAACGCGGGGAGCTTGCGCCCGCATCCGTGGCGCGTAAGCGTCGAGGGCGAGGTGAAGAATGCGAAGGTCTACGACATCGACGATTTGCTGAAGCTGGCGCCGCTCGAGGAACGCGTTTATCGCCACCGATGCGTCGAAGGCTGGTCGATGGTCATACCGTGGATCGGCTTTCCGCTCGCGGAACTCGTCAAGCGCGCGCAGCCGACAGGCAACGCCAAGTACGTGCAGTTCATCACGCTGGCCGATCGATCGCAGATGCCCGGGCTATCCGACCCCATTCTCGATTGGCCCTATTCCGAGGGCCTGCGCATGGACGAAGCGATGAATCCGCTTGCGTTGCTCGCCGTCGGGCTTTATGGGCAAGTGCTCCCGAACCAGAACGGCGCGCCGATCCGCATGGTGCTGCCCTGGAAATATGGCTTCAAGAGCGCGAAGTCGATCGTGAAGATCCGCTTCGTCGAAAAGCAACCGCCGACGAGTTGGAATACCTACGCGCCGAACGAGTACGGGTTCTATTCGAATGTGAACCCCAATGTCGATCATCCGCGCTGGAGTCAAGCCACCGAACGCCGGATTGGAGAGGACGGCTTTTTTACGCCGAAACGCAAGACGCTGATGTTCA
- the ccsB gene encoding c-type cytochrome biogenesis protein CcsB — MDLTNASRSHPTASAPAAGVLDERSFLRRLTAIDWLFALALVAGAGFALSRYHAYMNYYDKLVLAGSTPALVVLGWRWKPARLLMAGIAVLALSSISLYHGDLTRADSAFFLKYFLSSQSAILWMSALFVLATVFYWIGMLSRSPSGGAIGSKLTWFAVLMGFTGLMVRWYESYLIGADVGHIPISNLYEVFVLFCLITALFYLYYEVHYGTRALGSFVLLVIGAAVGFLMWYSIARDAQQIQPLVPALQSWWMKIHVPANFIGYGSFALSAMVGVAYLAKERGVLADRLPSLDVLDDVMYKSIAVGFAFFTIATILGALWAAEAWGGYWSWDPKETWALIVWLNYAAWLHMRLMKGLRGAVAAWWALTGLLVTTFAFLGVNMFLSGLHSYGKL; from the coding sequence ATGGATCTGACCAACGCCTCCCGCTCGCACCCCACGGCGAGCGCCCCCGCAGCCGGGGTCCTTGACGAGCGTTCGTTTCTGCGGCGGCTCACCGCGATCGACTGGCTCTTCGCGCTGGCCCTCGTGGCGGGTGCGGGCTTCGCCCTTTCGCGCTACCACGCCTACATGAACTATTACGACAAGCTCGTGCTCGCAGGCTCGACGCCCGCGCTTGTCGTGCTCGGCTGGCGCTGGAAGCCTGCCCGCCTGTTGATGGCCGGCATCGCCGTGCTCGCGCTCTCGTCGATTTCGCTTTATCACGGTGACCTGACGCGGGCCGACTCCGCCTTTTTCCTCAAATATTTCCTGTCGAGCCAGTCGGCTATTCTCTGGATGAGCGCGCTCTTCGTGCTCGCCACGGTCTTCTATTGGATCGGCATGCTTTCGCGGTCGCCGTCGGGCGGCGCGATCGGCTCCAAGCTGACCTGGTTCGCCGTACTGATGGGGTTCACCGGCCTGATGGTGCGCTGGTACGAGTCCTACCTCATCGGTGCCGACGTCGGGCACATTCCGATTTCGAACCTCTATGAAGTGTTCGTGCTGTTCTGTCTCATCACGGCGCTCTTCTATCTGTACTACGAGGTGCATTACGGTACCCGGGCGCTCGGCTCGTTCGTACTGCTCGTGATCGGCGCGGCGGTCGGCTTCCTGATGTGGTACTCGATCGCGCGCGATGCGCAGCAGATCCAGCCGCTCGTGCCCGCGCTCCAGAGCTGGTGGATGAAGATCCACGTACCCGCCAACTTCATCGGCTATGGCAGCTTCGCACTTTCGGCCATGGTGGGCGTGGCGTATCTGGCCAAGGAACGCGGCGTTCTCGCAGATCGCCTGCCCTCGCTCGACGTGCTCGACGACGTCATGTACAAGTCGATCGCGGTGGGATTCGCATTCTTCACGATCGCGACGATTCTCGGTGCGCTGTGGGCCGCCGAGGCGTGGGGTGGGTACTGGAGCTGGGACCCGAAGGAAACCTGGGCACTCATCGTCTGGCTCAACTACGCGGCCTGGCTTCACATGCGGCTCATGAAGGGGTTGCGCGGCGCCGTGGCGGCCTGGTGGGCGCTTACAGGGCTGCTCGTGACGACGTTCGCATTCCTGGGCGTGAACATGTTCCTCTCGGGATTGCACAGCTACGGCAAGCTGTAA